The Fluviicola sp. genome contains a region encoding:
- the surE gene encoding 5'/3'-nucleotidase SurE: protein MKNSNRPLIFVTNDDSLHAKGIASLVAVAQEFGDVVVIAPDKPQSGMGHAITISHPLRLYRSDIFEGIEAYSCSGTPVDCVKLGVYEVLHRKPDLILSGVNHGLNSSTNVLYSGTMSAAVEGAMEHVPSIGFSYGDFDPDADFSAAMHVANQVIPQILEHGLPQGVCLNVNIPKGPLEALKGIEVCRQAYAFWEDRFDKRMDQFGRPYYWLTGTFDSREDATDTDLHFLDQGYATIVPTQFDLTAHKTIADLKKILV from the coding sequence ATGAAAAATTCGAATCGCCCGCTCATTTTCGTAACCAACGACGACAGCCTTCACGCAAAAGGAATTGCTTCCTTAGTTGCTGTTGCACAGGAGTTTGGAGATGTGGTGGTCATAGCACCTGACAAACCGCAATCGGGAATGGGCCACGCCATCACTATTTCACATCCTCTGAGATTGTACCGTTCAGATATTTTTGAAGGAATTGAAGCCTATTCGTGCAGCGGCACACCGGTAGATTGCGTGAAACTGGGAGTTTATGAAGTCCTGCACCGCAAACCTGACCTGATCCTGTCGGGAGTAAACCACGGATTGAATTCTTCCACGAACGTGTTGTATTCCGGGACCATGTCTGCAGCGGTGGAAGGTGCCATGGAGCACGTTCCGAGCATCGGTTTTTCTTACGGTGATTTTGATCCGGATGCTGATTTCTCGGCTGCCATGCATGTTGCGAACCAAGTTATTCCGCAGATATTGGAACACGGCTTGCCGCAAGGAGTTTGCCTGAACGTCAACATTCCGAAAGGACCGCTTGAGGCACTGAAAGGAATTGAAGTTTGCAGACAGGCTTACGCGTTTTGGGAAGACCGGTTCGATAAACGCATGGACCAGTTCGGAAGGCCTTACTATTGGTTGACCGGAACATTTGATTCGCGCGAAGATGCAACAGATACAGACTTACATTTTTTAGATCAGGGTTATGCGACTATCGTACCGACTCAATTTGATCTGACAGCTCATAAAACCATTGCTGATTTAAAAAAGATTTTGGTATGA
- the lpxB gene encoding lipid-A-disaccharide synthase, with product MSKKLYIISGEASGDLHGANVMKELYAEQPDLDIRFWGGDKMQAVGGTMAKHIRDLAFMGFVEVLMNIRTIFKNIRFCKEDILKFQPDALLLIDYPGFNMRIAEWAKKNNIKVYYYISPTVWAWKENRVHKIKRDVFRLFCILPFEADFYKKYNYEVEYVGHPLLDEIEQYQELPKQELKITPTGKPIIAMLPGSRKQELRTKLPVMLPLVDLFPQYQFVIAGAPNMDIAIYKELIGDKQVDVVYGQTYPLLQQSEAAVVTSGTATLETGLFEIPEVVCYIGNAISYQIAKRLVNVKYISLVNLILDKESVTELIQNDCTTERLAKELSLVIKGGSKREQVLEDYSKLKALLGKGGASKKVAQSLLKTI from the coding sequence ATGAGTAAGAAACTGTATATCATTTCGGGAGAAGCGTCGGGGGATTTGCATGGAGCAAACGTGATGAAGGAGTTGTATGCAGAACAGCCCGATCTGGATATCCGTTTCTGGGGAGGAGATAAAATGCAGGCTGTCGGAGGAACGATGGCCAAACACATTCGCGACCTGGCTTTTATGGGCTTTGTGGAGGTGTTGATGAATATTCGAACTATCTTTAAAAATATCCGGTTCTGTAAAGAAGACATTCTCAAATTCCAACCGGATGCTTTGTTGCTGATCGATTATCCGGGCTTCAACATGCGAATCGCAGAATGGGCGAAGAAAAACAACATCAAAGTCTATTATTACATTTCTCCGACCGTTTGGGCCTGGAAGGAAAACCGTGTGCACAAGATCAAAAGAGATGTCTTCCGGTTGTTTTGCATTCTTCCGTTTGAAGCGGATTTTTACAAGAAATACAATTACGAAGTAGAATACGTGGGACATCCGCTGTTGGATGAAATTGAACAATACCAGGAACTTCCGAAACAGGAACTGAAAATCACTCCGACGGGCAAACCCATCATTGCGATGCTTCCGGGCTCGAGAAAGCAGGAATTGCGTACCAAGTTGCCGGTAATGCTTCCGTTGGTTGATCTTTTTCCGCAATATCAGTTCGTGATTGCCGGAGCACCCAATATGGATATTGCTATTTACAAGGAATTGATCGGCGACAAACAAGTTGACGTAGTTTACGGTCAGACTTATCCTTTATTGCAGCAGTCGGAAGCCGCTGTGGTAACTTCCGGAACGGCGACTCTGGAAACCGGGTTGTTTGAAATTCCGGAAGTGGTTTGCTACATCGGGAATGCGATTTCTTACCAGATTGCGAAAAGATTGGTGAACGTGAAATACATCTCATTGGTCAACCTGATCCTGGACAAAGAATCGGTTACGGAACTCATTCAAAACGATTGTACCACAGAACGTTTGGCGAAAGAATTGTCTTTGGTGATCAAAGGCGGAAGCAAGCGTGAACAGGTACTGGAGGATTATTCCAAATTAAAAGCATTGTTAGGAAAAGGCGGCGCTTCGAAAAAAGTTGCACAGTCCTTGTTGAAAACTATTTGA
- a CDS encoding SpoIID/LytB domain-containing protein, translating into MLRLFVLIGFIFPFFVFSQQMRIGVLRDYSVQRIVFAYSEGSYNVFGDTTLFATLLPSEFVDLSVTGNNMISLKVGVNEVAVVSKVVLVATKLNNSLVYSTKTPVVKERKYKDDVEITALNGALTIVNLVDINNYLSGVVESEGGGGKEIEYYKVQALMSRTYALKYKTRHQKEGFELCDRTHCQAYHNQLRLNPLIDSAVLKTEGMVMVDQQNHLVDAYFHANCGGQTSEPDYVWNNKIPYLSTFKDTFCIYTKQATWEKRIPQTDWMEYLVTAFHYPVNDSVLGPMIYTFNQADRCAFYQYPWLGIPLRDIREHFKLKSTFFNCYPEGTEVVLRGRGYGHGVGLCQEGAMKMAKYGFSYIQIALYYFPGVKVINYQEQQYFNQQPRIVELD; encoded by the coding sequence ATGTTGCGCTTATTCGTGCTCATAGGGTTTATTTTTCCGTTTTTCGTATTTTCTCAGCAAATGCGAATCGGTGTTTTGCGCGATTATTCCGTTCAACGGATCGTCTTTGCCTATTCCGAAGGAAGTTACAATGTATTCGGTGATACAACCTTGTTCGCAACATTGCTTCCGAGCGAATTCGTCGATCTTTCGGTTACAGGAAATAACATGATCTCCCTGAAAGTCGGTGTCAACGAAGTGGCTGTTGTTTCCAAAGTAGTTTTAGTGGCTACGAAACTCAACAATTCATTGGTCTATTCAACCAAAACTCCGGTAGTTAAAGAACGGAAATACAAGGACGATGTTGAAATAACAGCTTTGAACGGCGCATTGACTATTGTGAACCTGGTAGACATCAATAATTACCTGAGCGGAGTGGTGGAATCCGAAGGCGGTGGCGGAAAGGAAATTGAATATTACAAAGTCCAGGCATTGATGAGCCGTACTTATGCGCTGAAATACAAAACAAGACACCAGAAAGAAGGATTTGAGTTGTGCGACAGAACGCACTGTCAGGCTTACCACAATCAATTGAGACTGAATCCCCTGATCGATTCCGCAGTGCTGAAAACAGAAGGAATGGTGATGGTGGACCAGCAAAACCATTTGGTAGATGCCTATTTCCATGCCAATTGTGGCGGGCAAACTTCCGAACCGGATTATGTGTGGAACAACAAAATTCCTTATCTGAGTACGTTTAAAGATACCTTCTGTATTTATACCAAACAGGCAACCTGGGAAAAGCGTATTCCGCAGACAGACTGGATGGAATACTTGGTTACTGCTTTCCACTACCCGGTAAACGATTCCGTTCTGGGACCTATGATCTATACGTTTAACCAGGCAGACAGATGCGCTTTTTATCAATATCCGTGGCTGGGAATCCCGTTGCGGGATATCCGGGAGCATTTTAAATTGAAATCTACGTTCTTCAATTGTTACCCGGAAGGAACGGAAGTTGTTTTAAGAGGGCGCGGTTATGGACATGGTGTTGGGTTATGCCAGGAAGGCGCGATGAAAATGGCCAAATACGGATTCAGTTACATTCAGATTGCTTTGTATTACTTTCCGGGTGTTAAAGTGATCAATTACCAGGAACAACAGTATTTCAATCAGCAGCCCAGGATTGTGGAATTGGATTAA
- a CDS encoding septum formation initiator family protein translates to MKKYLAPFRNKYILALCLFTVYNLFLDEVDIFTIINQNKKLSELRSAQSEMNLKLKDTKYILSQIKDPSYLEKLAREDKLFKKDNEDIFVITYK, encoded by the coding sequence ATGAAGAAGTATCTTGCACCTTTCAGAAACAAATACATCCTTGCCTTGTGTCTTTTTACGGTGTACAATTTGTTTTTGGACGAAGTAGATATCTTCACCATCATCAACCAGAATAAAAAGCTCTCCGAATTGCGTTCTGCTCAATCAGAAATGAATTTAAAGCTCAAAGACACCAAATACATCCTTTCACAGATCAAAGATCCTTCTTACCTGGAAAAACTGGCCCGGGAAGATAAATTGTTCAAGAAAGACAACGAGGATATTTTTGTGATCACGTATAAATAA
- the scpA gene encoding methylmalonyl-CoA mutase, whose protein sequence is MSIRQSFENVSLNKDALSGKAEKSVFSTPEKIELASYYNKEDLEQVGHLGFVSGLAPFLRGPYGSMYAIRPWTIRQYAGFSTAEESNAFYRRNLAAGQKGLSVAFDLATHRGYDSDHERVVGDVGKAGVAIDSILDMKILFDQIPLNEMSVSMTMNGAVIPIMAFYIVAAEEQGVKQEELSGTIQNDILKEFMVRNTYIYPPAPSMRIIADIFAYTAEKMPRFNSISISGYHMQEAGATASIELAYTLADGLEYLRAGINAGMDVDSFAPRLSFFWAIGMNHFMEIAKMRAGRLLWAKLVSQFNPKSEKSLALRTHCQTSGWSLTEQDPFNNVARTCIEAMAAGFGGTQSLHTNALDEAIALPTDFSARIARNTQIYLQQETGMTDIIDPWGGSYYVEKLTQELVDEAWKLIQEVEELGGMAKAIETGVPKMRIEEAAARKQARIDAGKDIIVGVNRYQLEKEDAIDILEVDNTKVRESQLERLKVLRETRNTERVKAALKKLAEAARTGTGNLLEIAVECARERASLGEISQAMEDTFGRHQATIRSISGVYSAESMSDTDFEKAKEMVETFAKLEGRRPRIMIAKMGQDGHDRGAKVIATSFADIGFDVDIGPLFQTPGEAAKQAIENDVHVLGVSSLAAGHKTLVPQVIEELKKLGRPDIMVVAGGVIPAQDYDFLYDAGVFGVFGPGTKISKAAQKILELLIQSAE, encoded by the coding sequence ATGAGTATCCGTCAATCATTTGAAAACGTATCTTTAAATAAAGATGCACTGTCAGGAAAGGCTGAGAAAAGCGTTTTTTCTACCCCAGAGAAAATAGAACTGGCAAGTTACTATAACAAAGAAGATCTTGAACAGGTCGGACATTTGGGATTCGTGAGCGGATTGGCTCCGTTCCTGAGAGGTCCCTACGGCTCCATGTACGCTATTCGTCCGTGGACCATTCGGCAATATGCCGGATTTTCCACTGCGGAAGAATCGAATGCCTTTTACCGCCGGAATTTGGCGGCAGGACAGAAAGGACTTTCCGTGGCATTTGACCTGGCAACGCACCGCGGTTACGACTCGGATCACGAACGCGTAGTCGGAGATGTAGGAAAAGCCGGGGTGGCTATCGATTCCATCCTGGACATGAAGATTTTGTTCGACCAAATTCCCCTGAATGAAATGTCGGTTTCCATGACCATGAACGGTGCAGTGATCCCGATTATGGCATTTTACATCGTTGCAGCGGAAGAACAGGGCGTGAAACAGGAAGAACTTTCCGGAACCATTCAGAATGATATCCTGAAAGAATTCATGGTTCGGAATACCTACATTTATCCACCGGCTCCTTCCATGCGCATCATCGCGGATATTTTCGCGTACACCGCTGAAAAAATGCCACGTTTCAATTCCATTTCCATTTCGGGTTACCACATGCAGGAAGCGGGTGCAACCGCAAGTATTGAATTGGCCTATACGCTAGCAGACGGACTGGAATACCTGAGAGCAGGAATTAACGCAGGAATGGACGTAGACAGCTTTGCACCGCGTTTGAGTTTCTTCTGGGCAATCGGGATGAACCATTTCATGGAAATTGCAAAAATGAGAGCGGGAAGATTGCTTTGGGCGAAACTGGTTTCACAGTTCAACCCGAAAAGTGAGAAATCGCTGGCACTTCGTACCCATTGCCAAACCTCCGGATGGAGTTTAACCGAGCAGGATCCGTTCAATAACGTTGCCCGTACTTGTATCGAAGCCATGGCGGCAGGTTTTGGAGGGACGCAATCGCTGCATACGAATGCATTGGATGAAGCCATCGCTTTACCGACAGATTTCTCCGCGCGCATTGCCCGCAACACACAAATTTACCTGCAGCAGGAAACCGGCATGACGGATATCATCGATCCGTGGGGCGGAAGTTATTACGTAGAAAAACTGACCCAGGAATTGGTGGATGAAGCCTGGAAACTGATCCAGGAAGTGGAAGAACTGGGAGGAATGGCAAAAGCCATTGAAACCGGAGTTCCGAAAATGCGCATCGAAGAAGCAGCTGCCCGCAAACAGGCACGCATTGACGCCGGAAAGGACATCATCGTTGGAGTGAACCGCTACCAATTGGAAAAAGAAGACGCAATCGATATCCTGGAAGTAGACAATACCAAAGTGCGCGAATCGCAATTGGAACGCTTAAAAGTATTGCGCGAAACAAGAAATACCGAACGTGTAAAAGCTGCTTTGAAAAAACTGGCCGAAGCTGCACGAACAGGAACAGGAAATTTATTGGAAATTGCCGTAGAATGCGCCCGCGAACGCGCGTCGCTGGGAGAAATTTCACAGGCAATGGAGGATACTTTTGGAAGACACCAGGCAACCATCCGCTCGATCAGCGGAGTTTATTCGGCGGAAAGTATGAGTGATACCGATTTTGAAAAAGCAAAGGAAATGGTCGAAACCTTCGCAAAACTCGAAGGAAGAAGGCCGCGCATCATGATTGCGAAAATGGGTCAGGACGGACACGACCGCGGAGCAAAGGTCATCGCTACTTCCTTTGCGGACATCGGTTTTGATGTAGACATAGGACCGCTTTTCCAGACGCCCGGAGAAGCTGCCAAACAAGCCATTGAAAACGATGTGCACGTGTTGGGAGTTTCATCCCTGGCTGCCGGACACAAAACACTTGTTCCGCAAGTGATTGAAGAGTTGAAGAAACTGGGACGCCCGGATATCATGGTAGTTGCGGGAGGAGTTATTCCTGCACAAGATTATGACTTCCTGTACGATGCCGGGGTTTTCGGGGTTTTTGGCCCGGGAACAAAGATTTCAAAAGCCGCTCAGAAAATCCTGGAATTGCTGATTCAAAGTGCTGAATAA
- a CDS encoding methylmalonyl-CoA mutase family protein, translated as MNDLFSSFQASSKEEWIAILKKELKGESIDTLNKINRVEEIAFPAYFHREDQQTNFSDPGLAPYTRGIQSKNNDWTIATTFRITDLKETNREIVAALMAGTDHLVLEATNADAIDFHVLLNEVGLSFIHTTFRAKTNQQVNQFLVFAKEAPVLIEYADNDELLKAHLPDYLDKNPNLKLYHVDASLVQQAGGTTWQELSIALAEGHELLIKLLEKGIDIDTAAATIHFTFGIGSKYFFELAKIRAFRTCWAQIVSAYSPQHTCSLAATITARTGFLNTSLKDPYTNLLRQTTEAMSVVLGGIQHLNIQPYDWYSTNPNTAFTRRMATNISLLLKEESYLQIVLDPAGGSYALDALTETIAERAWSSFQWIERNGSISQEEVRQALASEIEEKAAMRVAEIKDKTEKRIGINIFPNPEQVENSWKALPACWNNLKPLILEQAL; from the coding sequence ATGAATGACTTATTCTCATCCTTCCAGGCAAGTTCTAAAGAAGAATGGATCGCCATCCTGAAAAAGGAATTGAAGGGTGAATCGATCGATACATTGAACAAGATCAATCGCGTGGAAGAAATTGCTTTTCCGGCTTATTTCCACCGCGAAGATCAGCAAACCAATTTCTCCGATCCGGGTTTAGCTCCGTATACGCGCGGTATCCAGTCCAAAAACAACGATTGGACCATAGCTACGACCTTTCGCATTACGGACCTGAAAGAAACCAACCGGGAAATTGTTGCGGCACTAATGGCCGGAACGGATCATTTGGTTCTGGAAGCAACAAACGCAGATGCGATTGATTTCCATGTTCTTCTGAACGAAGTGGGTTTGTCTTTTATTCACACTACGTTCCGGGCAAAAACCAACCAACAGGTGAATCAGTTCCTGGTGTTTGCAAAAGAAGCTCCGGTATTGATCGAATATGCTGACAACGACGAATTATTAAAAGCGCATCTTCCGGATTACCTGGATAAAAATCCGAACCTGAAGCTTTACCACGTGGATGCATCACTGGTTCAACAAGCCGGAGGAACAACCTGGCAGGAATTGAGTATCGCATTGGCGGAAGGCCATGAATTACTGATCAAATTGCTGGAAAAAGGAATTGACATTGATACAGCTGCTGCAACCATTCATTTTACCTTCGGGATCGGAAGTAAATATTTCTTCGAACTGGCAAAGATCCGCGCATTCAGAACCTGCTGGGCACAAATTGTTTCGGCTTACTCTCCCCAACACACGTGTTCGCTGGCGGCTACCATTACTGCCCGAACCGGTTTTTTGAATACGAGTTTGAAAGATCCCTATACGAATTTATTGCGTCAGACTACCGAAGCAATGTCCGTGGTTCTCGGAGGAATCCAGCACCTGAACATTCAGCCTTATGACTGGTACTCGACCAATCCCAATACTGCATTTACGCGCCGCATGGCAACCAATATTTCCTTATTACTGAAAGAAGAATCTTACCTGCAGATCGTCTTGGATCCCGCGGGTGGTTCCTATGCTTTGGATGCATTGACAGAAACCATTGCCGAGCGCGCATGGAGTTCATTCCAGTGGATTGAACGAAACGGGAGCATCTCCCAAGAAGAAGTGCGCCAGGCACTCGCTTCGGAAATCGAAGAAAAAGCAGCCATGCGTGTAGCGGAGATCAAAGACAAAACAGAAAAACGCATCGGGATCAACATCTTCCCGAACCCGGAACAGGTGGAGAACAGCTGGAAAGCACTTCCTGCATGCTGGAACAACCTGAAACCTTTAATTTTAGAACAGGCCCTATGA
- a CDS encoding diacylglycerol kinase family protein, translated as MKKRIRFIINPISGGVKKARVPQMIEEHLNHDLFDYDIAITQYKQHAKSIAEESAQEGIDIVCAVGGDGSVHEVGTALIGTKCHLAIIPTGSGNGLARHLKIPLKTPQAIQNINELNSIRMDTGLANDKPFLGVGGYGFDAFIAKRFDEYHIRGFWGYTQLVYEEYFSYKPPRMKIILPDEQIKGNFLLCSIANSSEFGNGFCISPKSNVIDGQMELVLLSKFSWWRTMGVISRFFFKKIEGSRYIRIVPFQKARIILEVPLAHYDGEPFEVRKEINLEIVPASLSVLCGKGYMDIVNLKLKTDEHVY; from the coding sequence ATGAAAAAGAGAATTCGGTTCATAATCAATCCCATTTCGGGCGGGGTCAAAAAGGCCAGGGTTCCTCAGATGATAGAGGAACACCTGAACCATGACCTGTTTGATTATGATATCGCGATTACTCAATATAAACAACACGCCAAATCCATTGCGGAAGAATCAGCGCAGGAAGGAATTGACATCGTTTGTGCGGTTGGCGGCGATGGTTCCGTACACGAAGTCGGAACGGCATTGATCGGGACCAAATGTCACCTGGCAATTATTCCTACCGGTTCCGGCAACGGCCTGGCCAGGCATTTGAAGATTCCGCTAAAAACGCCACAGGCCATTCAGAATATCAATGAGCTCAACAGTATTCGCATGGATACCGGGTTGGCGAATGACAAACCATTTTTAGGCGTTGGAGGCTATGGCTTCGACGCATTTATTGCCAAGCGCTTCGATGAATATCACATTCGCGGATTTTGGGGTTATACCCAATTGGTTTACGAGGAATATTTTTCCTACAAACCACCAAGAATGAAAATTATCCTGCCGGATGAACAGATCAAGGGGAATTTCCTGTTGTGCTCCATTGCCAATTCTTCCGAATTCGGGAACGGGTTCTGCATTTCTCCCAAATCCAATGTGATTGACGGGCAGATGGAACTGGTACTTTTGAGTAAATTCTCCTGGTGGCGCACCATGGGAGTAATCAGCCGTTTTTTCTTTAAGAAAATCGAAGGTTCGAGGTATATCCGCATTGTTCCGTTCCAAAAAGCGCGGATTATCCTGGAAGTTCCTTTAGCCCATTACGACGGGGAACCTTTTGAAGTGCGCAAGGAAATTAATTTGGAAATCGTTCCGGCAAGCCTTTCTGTTCTGTGCGGAAAAGGATATATGGATATCGTCAATTTGAAACTTAAAACAGATGAACATGTTTATTGA
- a CDS encoding sulfatase-like hydrolase/transferase — protein MLKRLRHALPITLKSLLLRIAILLLLMTVTRIVFYFFNLDSFAHVRFTDWLAGIWFDLSTVGLVLMPFIVFSLLPEKWQQNWIVRALQALTFFIPTLLIVALNLMDTAYYNFTLKRSTADLFVIVSAGNDVGQLLGSFISDYWMLILIFIIGTWLLIRFYKRTSIRKLKRTGQSTLRKELIVFFIVVPLFFLAGRGGFGLRPISSIDATLYTQPENSALVLNSAFTLLKSIGKDDLTEQHYYTEKELDKLFNPRRTSHPQHILPDGTNVMIIMLESFGNEWVGQFNNSVSYTPFLDSLLTQSWYFEYGISNGKKSIEAVPTISASMPTLMDNPYISSAYCNNQVQSLPNILTKHGYSTAFYHGATNGSMRFNSFASQLGYQEYVGRFEYNNDKHFDKTWGILDEYFNPWTARQLTGMKAPFMANLFTLSSHHPYFVPEEWRSVVKKGPHPICKSIHYGDISLRKFFEQAAKEPWFQKTLFVIVADHTPSSNSEIYNQRTEMYRIPIAFYDPSGKLPRKREKAIFQQIDIMPTVLDLVNIKTDYYSFGNSYFSKEPREAVTYLEGSYYYFRDNLLLVYSNDKMVGLFDFTIRTKNPKDLLPAKKSEAEKMARRLKAIIQRYNHDLIHNQTVVR, from the coding sequence ATGTTGAAAAGACTGCGTCATGCTCTTCCGATAACACTAAAAAGTTTATTGCTGCGGATTGCAATCCTCTTGTTATTGATGACCGTCACGCGCATTGTCTTTTACTTCTTCAACCTGGATTCCTTTGCACATGTGCGTTTCACGGATTGGCTGGCCGGAATCTGGTTCGACTTGTCGACCGTAGGTTTGGTGCTCATGCCTTTCATCGTCTTCAGTTTATTGCCCGAAAAATGGCAGCAGAACTGGATCGTCCGGGCTTTGCAGGCTTTAACCTTTTTCATCCCCACATTGCTGATAGTTGCGCTGAACCTGATGGACACCGCGTACTACAATTTTACCCTGAAACGTTCCACTGCCGACCTGTTCGTAATCGTATCCGCCGGAAATGATGTGGGCCAGTTATTGGGAAGTTTTATTTCCGATTACTGGATGCTTATCCTGATCTTCATCATTGGGACCTGGCTCCTGATTCGCTTTTATAAAAGAACAAGCATCCGTAAATTAAAACGGACCGGGCAAAGCACGCTGCGAAAAGAACTCATCGTTTTCTTCATCGTGGTTCCTCTGTTCTTCCTGGCGGGAAGAGGTGGTTTCGGTTTGCGCCCGATCTCTTCCATCGATGCGACTTTATACACTCAGCCCGAAAACTCGGCCCTGGTGCTGAATTCCGCTTTTACCCTGTTGAAATCCATTGGGAAAGACGATTTGACGGAACAGCATTACTATACGGAGAAAGAACTCGACAAACTTTTCAATCCGAGACGTACCAGTCATCCGCAACACATCCTTCCGGATGGAACGAATGTCATGATCATTATGCTCGAAAGCTTCGGAAACGAATGGGTGGGACAATTCAATAACAGTGTTTCCTACACGCCTTTCCTGGATTCGCTCCTGACCCAGTCCTGGTATTTCGAATACGGAATTTCCAACGGGAAGAAATCCATTGAAGCCGTTCCGACCATTTCGGCGTCCATGCCAACTCTGATGGACAATCCATATATTTCTTCCGCCTATTGCAACAACCAGGTCCAAAGCTTGCCGAATATCCTTACCAAACACGGCTACAGTACCGCATTTTACCACGGTGCAACCAACGGTTCCATGCGCTTCAACAGTTTTGCATCCCAATTGGGCTACCAGGAATACGTAGGACGTTTCGAGTATAACAACGACAAGCACTTTGATAAAACCTGGGGTATCCTGGATGAATACTTCAATCCGTGGACTGCCAGACAGCTAACCGGGATGAAAGCGCCTTTCATGGCGAATCTCTTTACCCTTTCTTCCCATCACCCCTATTTTGTGCCGGAAGAATGGCGTTCGGTGGTTAAGAAAGGTCCGCATCCGATTTGTAAAAGCATTCATTACGGAGATATCAGCTTGCGCAAATTCTTCGAACAAGCCGCCAAAGAACCGTGGTTTCAGAAAACGCTTTTTGTGATTGTAGCGGATCACACACCTTCCAGCAACAGCGAGATTTACAATCAGCGCACGGAAATGTACCGCATCCCGATCGCGTTCTACGATCCGAGCGGAAAATTGCCCCGCAAACGCGAAAAAGCGATCTTCCAGCAAATCGATATCATGCCTACCGTACTGGATTTGGTGAACATCAAAACCGATTATTACAGTTTCGGGAACAGTTACTTCTCCAAAGAACCACGCGAAGCGGTCACTTACCTGGAAGGTTCCTATTATTACTTCCGCGATAATTTGTTGCTGGTTTATTCCAATGACAAAATGGTCGGATTATTCGATTTCACGATCCGTACCAAAAACCCGAAGGATCTCTTGCCTGCCAAAAAATCCGAAGCGGAAAAGATGGCAAGACGTTTGAAGGCGATCATTCAAAGATATAATCACGATTTAATCCATAATCAGACGGTTGTCCGATGA
- a CDS encoding ChaN family lipoprotein codes for MKYLVFCLLMCSGAYAQELEAFRIFDSKGKEVSFEKMMDKVSQNQVVLFGEFHDNPISHWLELHVLLALNKQVTGSKLAVGFEMFELHQVKALNDYISNKSYKALKDSTELWTNFKTDYKPVLDSAIARGNIPFAANVTRKYASLVFKKGLAALDTLPENQKKLMAPLPFPFDSTLTQYVELIEMGKEMHASGINFAYAQAIKDATMGHSIVQHVKNGEKVYFLNGAFHSDFHQGIMWYVQQYLPGTKVGTITTVSQKDVRKLQKEHLNRADFIVVVNETMTSTH; via the coding sequence ATGAAATATCTTGTATTCTGCTTGTTGATGTGTTCGGGGGCCTATGCCCAGGAACTGGAAGCCTTCCGCATTTTTGATTCCAAAGGAAAGGAAGTATCGTTCGAAAAAATGATGGATAAGGTTTCGCAGAACCAGGTGGTTTTGTTCGGGGAATTTCACGACAACCCGATTTCGCATTGGCTGGAACTGCATGTATTGCTGGCACTCAATAAGCAGGTAACAGGTTCAAAACTGGCCGTTGGTTTCGAAATGTTTGAACTGCACCAGGTAAAAGCGTTGAATGATTATATTTCGAATAAATCTTACAAAGCCTTGAAAGATTCTACGGAGTTGTGGACGAATTTCAAAACGGATTACAAACCGGTACTGGATTCTGCCATTGCCCGGGGAAATATTCCTTTTGCTGCGAATGTGACCCGCAAATATGCCAGTTTGGTTTTCAAAAAAGGACTGGCTGCTTTGGATACGCTTCCCGAAAACCAGAAAAAATTGATGGCACCGCTGCCGTTTCCATTTGATTCTACCCTGACGCAGTATGTGGAACTGATCGAGATGGGCAAAGAAATGCATGCTTCGGGAATTAATTTTGCGTATGCGCAGGCAATCAAAGATGCTACGATGGGGCACTCGATTGTGCAGCACGTGAAGAACGGCGAGAAAGTATATTTCCTGAACGGTGCGTTCCATTCGGATTTTCACCAGGGAATTATGTGGTATGTGCAGCAATACCTTCCGGGAACAAAAGTCGGGACAATTACCACCGTTTCACAGAAAGACGTTCGAAAACTGCAGAAAGAACATTTGAACCGCGCCGATTTTATCGTGGTAGTGAATGAGACAATGACCTCGACGCATTAG